A single region of the Rhipicephalus microplus isolate Deutch F79 chromosome 10, USDA_Rmic, whole genome shotgun sequence genome encodes:
- the LOC119185002 gene encoding alpha-crystallin A chain → MALFPMLYGDNWGPSDFARRFFNDDFGRTFLDGELFDPPFFHQRFYLEPSRSGRAAAELRNQTGDAVACTGDKFAINVDTRHFSPEEITVKTKDNSVIIHGKHEEKSDDRGCYVKREFTRRYVLPEDVDPQSVKCQLTPTGYLALEAPRKNPAPKVDKSKPIPIEVRHESSASGDKK, encoded by the coding sequence ATGGCCCTGTTTCCAATGCTGTACGGCGACAACTGGGGTCCCTCCGACTTCGCCCGGCGGTTCTTCAACGACGACTTCGGACGCACCTTCCTCGACGGTGAGCTGTTCGACCCTCCGTTCTTCCACCAGCGGTTTTACCTGGAACCCAGCCGGTCGGGCCGTGCCGCTGCCGAACTCCGGAACCAGACCGGCGATGCGGTTGCCTGCACTGGCGACAAGTTCGCCATCAACGTGGACACCCGGCACTTCTCGCCCGAAGAGATCACCGTCAAGACCAAGGACAACAGCGTCATCATCCACGGCAAGCACGAGGAGAAGTCCGACGACCGCGGCTGCTACGTGAAGCGCGAGTTCACCCGCCGCTACGTGCTGCCCGAAGACGTCGACCCGCAGTCGGTGAAGTGCCAGCTGACCCCGACGGGCTACCTCGCCCTGGAAGCTCCTCGCAAGAACCCGGCTCCCAAGGTGGACAAGAGCAAGCCGATCCCCATCGAGGTCCGTCACGAGTCCAGTGCCAGCGGCGACAAGAAGTGA